In Thauera sp. JM12B12, one DNA window encodes the following:
- a CDS encoding NAD(P)H-hydrate dehydratase: MFSPLRPIYPVAGIREIENTLIPSARPPLMERAGRAAAQDAVRLIMDRPGPILIACGPGNNGGDGFVMARQLAQAGREVIVAFGSTADRLPAEAAKAHADYLAAGGTVVSDLPAAPANGWALVVDALFGIGLGRPIEGRYASWIQTLNAQPCPRMALDVPSGLDADTGQPLGATFRATHTTTFIALKPGLLTNDGPDYCGEISVQRIDIDAPAWLPARGLAIAPSLFRSHLQPRPRNTHKGIYGDAGILGGSPGMVGAALLAGRAALWLGTGRVYVGLLEERGPAVDFAHPELMLRQAEALPERLSALAVGPGLGTQPAAAALLVAALERTIPLLLDADALNLIGTDPKLKAALKARTTPTLLTPHPAEAARMLGTDTASVQANRLHAALEIARSCRALVVLKGCGSIIATPDERWFVNGSGHPGMASAGMGDVLTGLIVGLLAQGWPAESALIAGVHLHGAAADRLAREGIGPVGLTASETIDAARGVFNGWLIEAQRDPRHPGGAAQRPGR, encoded by the coding sequence ATGTTCAGCCCCCTGCGTCCCATCTACCCCGTCGCCGGCATCCGCGAGATCGAGAACACCCTGATCCCGAGCGCCCGTCCGCCCCTCATGGAGCGTGCCGGGCGGGCAGCGGCGCAGGATGCGGTGCGACTCATCATGGACCGCCCCGGGCCGATCCTGATCGCCTGCGGCCCTGGCAACAACGGCGGCGACGGCTTCGTGATGGCGCGCCAGCTCGCCCAGGCCGGTCGAGAGGTCATCGTCGCCTTCGGCAGCACGGCAGACCGTCTCCCCGCCGAAGCCGCAAAGGCTCATGCGGACTATCTCGCCGCCGGCGGAACGGTCGTCTCCGACCTGCCGGCAGCGCCTGCAAACGGATGGGCGCTGGTGGTCGACGCGCTGTTCGGCATCGGCCTCGGCCGCCCGATCGAAGGGCGCTACGCGAGCTGGATCCAGACGCTCAACGCCCAGCCCTGCCCGCGCATGGCGCTCGATGTGCCGAGCGGCCTCGACGCCGACACCGGCCAGCCGCTCGGCGCCACCTTCCGCGCCACCCACACCACGACCTTCATCGCCCTCAAGCCCGGGCTGCTCACCAACGACGGTCCGGATTACTGCGGCGAGATCAGCGTGCAGCGCATCGACATCGACGCGCCGGCCTGGCTGCCGGCACGCGGCCTGGCCATCGCGCCCTCGCTGTTTCGCAGCCATCTGCAGCCGCGTCCGCGCAACACCCACAAGGGCATCTATGGGGACGCAGGCATCCTCGGCGGCAGCCCGGGCATGGTCGGCGCAGCCCTTCTCGCCGGGCGCGCCGCGCTCTGGCTCGGCACCGGGCGGGTCTATGTCGGCCTGCTCGAAGAACGCGGCCCGGCGGTCGACTTCGCCCATCCGGAGCTGATGTTGCGCCAGGCCGAGGCGCTCCCCGAGCGCCTCAGCGCCCTGGCGGTGGGACCTGGCCTCGGTACCCAGCCGGCGGCGGCAGCGCTGCTCGTGGCCGCGCTCGAGCGCACCATCCCGCTGCTGCTCGATGCCGACGCGCTCAATCTCATCGGCACCGACCCCAAGCTCAAGGCGGCGCTCAAGGCGCGCACCACGCCCACCCTCCTCACCCCCCATCCGGCCGAAGCCGCCCGCATGCTCGGCACCGACACCGCCAGCGTGCAGGCCAACCGGCTGCACGCCGCGCTGGAGATCGCGCGCAGCTGCAGGGCACTGGTGGTGCTCAAGGGTTGCGGCAGCATCATCGCCACCCCGGACGAGCGCTGGTTCGTCAACGGCAGCGGCCATCCGGGCATGGCCAGCGCGGGCATGGGCGACGTGCTCACCGGGCTGATCGTCGGCCTGCTCGCCCAGGGCTGGCCGGCCGAATCCGCACTCATCGCGGGCGTGCACCTCCATGGTGCCGCTGCCGACCGCCTCGCGCGCGAAGGCATCGGCCCCGTCGGACTGACCGCGAGCGAGACCATCGACGCCGCGCGCGGCGTGTTCAACGGCTGGCTGATCGAGGCCCAGCGTGACCCGCGCCACCCGGGGGGAGCCGCCCAGCGCCCCGGGCGCTGA